From Bradyrhizobium sp. NDS-1, the proteins below share one genomic window:
- a CDS encoding DUF4167 domain-containing protein has translation MRNGQNKQRMRNRNNNNNNNNNRRSQNPMTRVYESNGPDIKIRGTASHIAEKYLQLARDARSSGDPVAAENYYQHAEHYFRLIAAAQEQFRQNQQPRGDEPTSSHSDDGEDDGENFSNFGQEPGFVPQPPQQSFVRDRDGQRDHHQRDQQRDNQQPYQRDNQQPRERRERDHRPQPQYQPQPLPANQPQPVIADAGGVDRLPSFITGAQPQVNVGANGGQAGFEGGGGERFPRRRRRPHGPRPEREAAPAASSDDLAPGE, from the coding sequence ATGAGAAACGGTCAGAACAAGCAGCGGATGCGCAACCGCAACAATAATAACAATAACAACAATAACCGGCGCAGCCAGAACCCGATGACCCGGGTCTACGAGTCCAACGGACCCGACATCAAGATCCGCGGCACCGCCTCGCACATCGCTGAAAAGTATCTCCAGCTCGCGCGCGATGCGCGCTCCTCCGGCGACCCCGTCGCGGCCGAGAACTACTACCAGCATGCCGAGCATTATTTCCGCCTGATCGCGGCGGCCCAGGAGCAGTTCCGCCAGAACCAGCAGCCGCGCGGTGACGAGCCGACCAGCAGCCATAGCGACGACGGCGAAGACGACGGCGAAAATTTCTCGAATTTCGGCCAGGAGCCGGGCTTCGTCCCGCAACCGCCGCAGCAGTCTTTCGTGCGCGACCGCGACGGCCAGCGCGATCATCATCAGCGCGACCAGCAACGCGACAACCAGCAGCCCTATCAGCGTGACAACCAGCAGCCGCGCGAGCGCCGCGAACGTGATCATCGTCCGCAGCCGCAATACCAGCCGCAGCCGCTACCCGCTAACCAACCGCAGCCCGTCATCGCCGATGCCGGCGGCGTCGATCGCCTGCCTTCCTTCATCACCGGCGCGCAGCCGCAGGTGAATGTCGGCGCGAACGGCGGCCAGGCCGGCTTCGAAGGCGGCGGCGGCGAACGCTTTCCGCGCCGGCGGCGCCGGCCGCATGGTCCGCGCCCCGAGCGCGAGGCGGCTCCAGCCGCCTCGAGCGACGATCTCGCGCCCGGCGAGTAG
- the prmC gene encoding peptide chain release factor N(5)-glutamine methyltransferase — MSNHFAGRSIESARRALAAQLKAAQLDEAEIDARILLGAVLGLDLTGLIAQAARPLTTAEASRLVQHAERRMAGEPVARILGTREFWGLPFRLSEATLVPRPDTETVVELALEILRERQISQPPRIADIGTGSGAILLALLHEIPDAFGVGTDLSLTALVTARDNATALGLAGRAGFVACSYASALSGPFDLIVSNPPYIPSAEIPTLSIEVREHDPHLALDGGNDGYDAYRALIPQASERLAPGGALIVEAGQGQARNIETLMAGAELTVDRPPKADLSGIPRAVSARKMPP; from the coding sequence GTGAGCAACCACTTCGCCGGACGATCGATCGAGAGCGCGCGGCGCGCGCTGGCTGCACAACTGAAGGCGGCGCAGCTCGACGAGGCCGAGATTGACGCGCGCATCCTGCTCGGTGCTGTGCTCGGCCTCGACCTTACTGGCCTGATCGCGCAGGCTGCGCGCCCTCTCACCACCGCCGAAGCGTCTCGGCTGGTGCAGCATGCCGAGCGCCGCATGGCCGGCGAGCCGGTGGCGCGCATCCTCGGTACACGCGAGTTCTGGGGCCTGCCGTTCCGCCTGTCAGAGGCGACGCTGGTGCCGCGTCCCGATACCGAGACCGTGGTCGAGCTTGCGCTCGAAATCCTTCGCGAACGGCAGATATCTCAGCCGCCCCGGATCGCCGACATCGGCACCGGATCCGGCGCGATCCTGCTCGCGCTGCTGCATGAGATCCCCGACGCCTTCGGGGTCGGTACCGACCTCAGTCTGACCGCGCTCGTCACCGCCAGGGACAATGCCACGGCTCTCGGCCTCGCCGGACGCGCCGGCTTCGTCGCCTGCTCCTATGCATCGGCGCTCAGCGGCCCGTTCGACCTCATCGTGTCAAATCCGCCCTATATCCCCTCGGCCGAAATTCCGACATTGAGCATCGAGGTGCGCGAGCACGATCCGCATCTGGCGCTCGACGGAGGCAATGACGGCTATGACGCCTACCGCGCGCTGATTCCGCAGGCGAGCGAGCGTCTCGCCCCCGGCGGAGCGCTGATCGTCGAGGCCGGCCAGGGTCAGGCGAGAAATATTGAAACCCTCATGGCGGGCGCGGAGTTGACCGTGGACAGGCCACCCAAGGCCGACCTGTCGGGCATTCCGCGGGCCGTTTCGGCCCGAAAAATGCCCCCATAA
- the prfA gene encoding peptide chain release factor 1, producing the protein MSSLPEAKLDVLLAHHASLEAESLGQLASERYVQITRELAEIAPLIEAVKAYRAAVKELADTEALIADPATDAEMRGMAEAERNELAPKIEELVQKIRVALLPKDAMDDRNVVLEIRAGTGGDEASLFAGDLFRMYERFAALQGWKVEVISASEGTVGGYKEIIAEVQGRGAFSKLKFESGVHRVQRVPDTETQGRIHTSAATVAVLPEVEDVDVDIKNDDLRIETMRAQGAGGQHVNKTESAIRITHIPTGIVVMMQDSRSQHKNRASAMNILRSRIYDAERQRVDAARSAERKEKVGSGDRSERIRTYNFPQGRVTDHRINLTLYKLPQVIAGEALGELTDALTTEHQAAQLAAQGAAA; encoded by the coding sequence ATGTCGTCACTCCCCGAAGCCAAACTGGACGTCCTGCTCGCCCATCATGCCTCGCTCGAGGCCGAATCGCTGGGGCAGCTCGCCTCCGAACGCTACGTGCAGATCACGCGCGAGCTCGCCGAGATCGCGCCGCTGATCGAAGCGGTGAAGGCTTACCGGGCTGCCGTCAAAGAACTCGCCGACACCGAGGCGCTGATCGCCGATCCCGCGACCGATGCCGAGATGCGCGGCATGGCGGAAGCCGAACGCAACGAACTCGCGCCGAAAATCGAGGAGCTGGTCCAGAAGATCCGCGTTGCGCTGCTGCCCAAGGACGCCATGGACGATCGCAACGTGGTGCTGGAAATCCGCGCCGGCACCGGCGGCGACGAAGCCTCGCTGTTTGCCGGAGACCTGTTCCGGATGTACGAGCGCTTCGCTGCGTTGCAGGGCTGGAAGGTCGAGGTGATCTCGGCCAGCGAAGGCACCGTCGGCGGCTACAAGGAAATCATCGCGGAGGTGCAGGGCCGCGGCGCGTTCTCCAAGCTGAAGTTCGAGTCCGGCGTGCACCGCGTCCAGCGCGTGCCCGACACCGAGACGCAGGGGCGCATCCACACCTCTGCGGCGACCGTCGCCGTGCTGCCAGAGGTCGAGGATGTCGACGTCGACATCAAGAACGACGACCTCCGCATCGAGACCATGCGCGCGCAAGGAGCCGGCGGCCAGCACGTCAACAAGACCGAATCGGCGATCCGCATCACCCACATCCCGACCGGCATCGTCGTGATGATGCAGGACAGCCGCTCGCAGCACAAGAACCGTGCCTCCGCCATGAACATCCTGCGCTCGCGCATCTACGACGCCGAGCGCCAGCGCGTCGACGCCGCGCGCTCGGCCGAGCGCAAGGAGAAGGTCGGCTCCGGCGACCGCTCCGAGCGCATCCGCACCTATAATTTTCCGCAAGGGCGCGTCACCGACCATCGCATCAATCTGACGCTCTACAAGCTGCCGCAAGTGATCGCGGGCGAAGCGCTGGGCGAGCTGACCGACGCGCTGACCACCGAGCACCAGGCCGCGCAACTCGCGGCGCAGGGCGCGGCCGCGTGA
- the ptsP gene encoding phosphoenolpyruvate--protein phosphotransferase, with product MRSASGGPRVLLRRLRETMAEQVSAQERLDKIVVLIAANMVAEVCSVYVLRIDNTLELYATEGLNREAVHHTVLSAHEGLVGLVASEATPLNLSDAQSHPAFSFRPETGEEIYHSFLGVPILRAGNTLGVLVVQNRAKRNYVEEELEALQTTAMVLAELIASGELSALAQPGQEPAARHSAQKVGAILSEGIALGHVVLHEPRVVIKDYIAEDLPKEIKRLDTALAKLRADLDRMLERGDVAEGGEHREVLEAYRMFANDQGWSHKLHEAVATGLTAEAAVERVQSDTRARMLRSTDPYLRDRLHDLEDLGYRLMRQLVGQDHAPSREQLPDNAIVIARAMGPAALLDYDRKRLRGIVLEEGTANSHVSIVARALGIPAVGEVPNAPGIADPGDAIIVDGTSGSIYVRPSQEVEAAFAERVRFRARRQAQYLALRDRPCVTRDGQKVELMINAGLAIDLPHIEDTGSAGIGLFRTELQFMVGQSLPRTSDQLALYRTVLDAAGPKPVTFRTLDIGGDKALPYMEAVIEENPALGWRAIRLGLDRPGLLRGQIRALLRAGGGRALRIMFPMISEVAEFDSAKALVERELTYLRQHGHTLPERIDIGTMVEVPALLYQLDELLRKVDFISVGSNDLFQFLFAVDRGNAKVSERFDTMSAPILRALRDIARKSHAAKKSLSLCGEMASKPLGALALIALGYRSLSLSATALGPVKAMVIDLDAKKAEAMLGPLLDAPAGSVSIRQKLTEFAEAEGLAL from the coding sequence ATGCGGAGCGCGTCGGGAGGTCCCCGCGTCTTGTTGAGACGGCTCCGCGAAACCATGGCGGAGCAGGTCTCGGCCCAGGAGCGGCTGGACAAGATCGTGGTGCTGATCGCCGCCAACATGGTGGCCGAGGTGTGCTCGGTCTACGTGCTGCGCATCGACAACACGCTGGAGCTCTACGCCACCGAAGGTCTCAACCGCGAGGCGGTACACCACACCGTGCTGAGTGCCCATGAAGGCCTGGTCGGCCTCGTCGCCAGTGAGGCGACGCCGCTCAATTTGAGCGATGCGCAGAGCCACCCGGCCTTCTCGTTCCGCCCCGAGACCGGCGAGGAAATCTACCACTCCTTCCTTGGCGTGCCGATCCTGCGCGCCGGCAACACGCTCGGCGTGCTGGTGGTGCAGAACCGCGCCAAGCGCAACTATGTCGAGGAAGAGCTCGAGGCGCTGCAGACCACCGCGATGGTGCTGGCGGAGCTGATCGCCTCGGGCGAACTGTCGGCGCTGGCCCAGCCGGGCCAGGAGCCGGCCGCGCGCCATTCGGCGCAGAAGGTCGGCGCCATCCTGTCGGAGGGCATCGCGCTCGGCCATGTCGTGCTGCACGAGCCGCGCGTCGTCATCAAGGACTACATCGCCGAGGACCTGCCGAAGGAGATCAAGCGGCTCGACACCGCGCTCGCCAAGCTGCGGGCCGATCTCGACCGCATGCTGGAGCGCGGCGACGTCGCCGAGGGCGGCGAGCATCGCGAGGTGCTGGAAGCCTATCGCATGTTCGCCAACGACCAGGGCTGGTCGCACAAGCTGCACGAGGCGGTCGCCACCGGACTCACCGCCGAAGCCGCAGTCGAGCGCGTGCAGTCCGACACCCGTGCACGCATGCTGCGCTCGACCGACCCCTATTTGCGCGACCGCCTGCACGATCTGGAGGATCTCGGCTATCGCCTGATGCGGCAGCTGGTCGGCCAAGACCACGCGCCCTCGCGCGAGCAACTGCCCGACAACGCCATCGTCATCGCGCGCGCGATGGGCCCGGCGGCGCTGCTCGACTACGACCGCAAGCGCCTGCGCGGCATCGTGCTGGAGGAAGGCACCGCCAACTCGCACGTGTCGATCGTGGCCCGCGCGCTCGGCATTCCCGCGGTGGGCGAGGTACCGAACGCGCCCGGCATCGCCGATCCCGGCGACGCCATCATCGTCGACGGCACCTCCGGCTCGATCTATGTGCGCCCCTCCCAGGAAGTCGAGGCGGCGTTCGCCGAGCGCGTGCGCTTCCGCGCCCGCCGTCAGGCGCAATACCTGGCGCTGCGCGACCGGCCCTGCGTCACCAGGGACGGGCAGAAGGTCGAGTTGATGATCAACGCAGGGCTCGCCATCGACCTGCCGCATATCGAGGACACCGGCAGCGCCGGCATCGGCCTGTTCCGCACCGAGCTGCAATTCATGGTGGGCCAGAGCCTGCCGCGCACCAGCGACCAGCTTGCGCTCTATCGCACCGTGCTGGATGCCGCCGGTCCCAAGCCCGTCACCTTCCGCACCCTCGACATCGGCGGCGACAAGGCTCTGCCCTATATGGAAGCGGTGATCGAGGAAAATCCCGCGCTGGGCTGGCGCGCGATCCGGCTCGGGCTGGATCGCCCCGGCCTGTTGCGCGGCCAGATCCGCGCGCTGCTGCGCGCCGGCGGCGGCCGCGCGCTGCGCATCATGTTCCCGATGATTTCGGAGGTCGCCGAATTCGATTCGGCCAAGGCGCTGGTCGAGCGCGAGCTCACATACTTGCGCCAGCACGGCCACACGCTGCCGGAACGCATCGACATCGGCACTATGGTCGAGGTCCCCGCGCTGCTCTATCAGCTCGACGAGCTGCTGCGGAAGGTCGACTTCATCTCGGTCGGCTCCAACGATCTGTTCCAGTTCCTGTTCGCGGTCGATCGCGGCAATGCGAAAGTCTCCGAACGGTTCGACACCATGTCGGCGCCGATCCTGCGCGCGCTACGCGACATCGCGCGCAAGTCCCATGCGGCGAAGAAGTCCCTCTCACTCTGCGGCGAGATGGCGTCCAAGCCGCTCGGCGCGCTCGCTTTGATCGCGCTGGGCTATCGCTCGCTGTCGTTGTCGGCAACCGCGCTCGGCCCGGTCAAGGCGATGGTGATCGATCTCGATGCCAAGAAGGCCGAGGCCATGCTCGGCCCGCTCCTGGACGCGCCGGCGGGCAGCGTCTCGATCCGGCAGAAACTGACGGAATTTGCCGAGGCCGAAGGCCTGGCGTTGTAG
- a CDS encoding aspartate kinase — protein sequence MSRLVMKFGGTSVANIERIRNVARHVKREVDAGHEVAVVVSAMSGKTNELVAWCTEASPMHDAREYDAVVASGEQVTSGLLAIALQGMGIQARSWQGWQIPIKTSDAHASARIEDIDGSEIIKRFRERKEVAVIAGFQGIEPKTNRITTLGRGGSDTSAVAVAAAVKADRCDIYTDVDGVYTTDPRIVPKAKRLDKIAFEDMLELASQGAKVLQVRSVELGMVHNMPIFVRSSFDKPEDIDPHANQPPGTLICSEEEIMESHVVTGIAFSKDEAQISVRQIEDKPGVAASIFGPLADANINVDMIVQNVSEDGKTTDLTFTVPAADYTRARDTITAAKGQIGYARLDTATDVAKISVIGSGMRSHAGVAAQAFSALAGRNINIRAITTSEIKFSVLIDTAYTELAVRTLHTLYGLDQA from the coding sequence ATGAGCCGCCTCGTGATGAAATTCGGCGGCACATCCGTCGCCAACATCGAACGTATCCGCAACGTCGCACGCCATGTGAAGCGTGAGGTCGATGCCGGCCACGAAGTGGCCGTGGTCGTCTCGGCGATGTCCGGCAAGACCAACGAGCTGGTGGCCTGGTGCACCGAGGCCTCGCCGATGCATGACGCGCGCGAATACGACGCCGTCGTGGCCTCCGGCGAGCAGGTCACCTCCGGCCTGCTTGCCATCGCGCTCCAGGGCATGGGCATCCAGGCCCGCTCCTGGCAGGGTTGGCAGATCCCGATCAAGACCAGCGACGCCCATGCCTCGGCCCGGATCGAGGACATCGACGGCAGCGAGATCATCAAGCGCTTTCGGGAGCGCAAGGAGGTCGCGGTCATCGCCGGCTTCCAGGGCATTGAGCCCAAGACCAACCGCATCACCACGCTGGGCCGCGGCGGCTCCGACACTTCGGCTGTGGCCGTTGCCGCAGCCGTCAAGGCCGACCGCTGCGATATCTATACCGACGTGGACGGCGTCTACACCACCGACCCGCGAATCGTGCCGAAGGCCAAGAGGCTCGACAAGATCGCGTTCGAAGACATGCTGGAACTGGCCTCGCAGGGCGCGAAGGTGCTCCAGGTCCGCTCGGTGGAACTCGGCATGGTCCACAACATGCCGATCTTCGTCCGCTCGAGCTTCGACAAGCCCGAGGATATCGACCCGCATGCCAACCAGCCGCCCGGCACGCTGATCTGCAGCGAGGAGGAGATCATGGAAAGCCACGTCGTCACCGGTATCGCCTTCTCCAAGGACGAGGCCCAGATCTCGGTGCGCCAGATCGAGGACAAGCCGGGTGTTGCGGCCTCGATCTTCGGCCCGCTGGCGGATGCCAACATCAACGTCGACATGATCGTGCAGAACGTGTCCGAGGACGGCAAGACCACCGATCTCACCTTCACGGTGCCGGCGGCCGACTATACCCGCGCCAGGGACACGATTACCGCCGCCAAGGGCCAGATCGGTTATGCGCGGCTCGATACCGCCACCGACGTCGCCAAGATCTCGGTGATCGGCAGCGGCATGCGCAGCCATGCCGGCGTCGCGGCCCAGGCGTTCTCGGCCCTTGCGGGGCGGAATATCAACATCCGGGCCATTACAACCTCCGAGATCAAATTCTCGGTGTTGATCGACACCGCCTATACCGAGCTCGCGGTGCGTACGCTGCACACGCTCTACGGCCTCGATCAGGCCTGA
- a CDS encoding PH domain-containing protein yields the protein MARYIDEILQPGERVLYSTNAHWIFYFPAILAWIVALGLFVLSRQTTVEGLVLLCLVAAALVALAALYWTVKGWFHRFTTETDVTNLRIVHKTGFIKRRTFEMALDKVESVDVNQTILGRILNYGDVTINGVGEGRETIRTIASPLAFRSSITTR from the coding sequence ATGGCGCGTTACATCGACGAGATTCTGCAGCCCGGCGAGCGGGTGCTGTATTCGACCAATGCGCATTGGATCTTCTATTTTCCGGCGATCCTGGCCTGGATCGTGGCCTTGGGCCTGTTCGTGCTGTCGCGGCAGACCACGGTCGAAGGGCTCGTGCTGCTGTGTCTCGTCGCCGCCGCGCTGGTGGCTCTCGCCGCCCTCTATTGGACCGTGAAGGGCTGGTTCCACCGCTTCACCACCGAGACCGACGTCACCAATCTCAGGATTGTGCACAAGACCGGCTTCATCAAGCGCCGCACCTTCGAGATGGCGCTGGACAAGGTCGAGAGTGTCGACGTCAACCAGACGATTCTTGGACGTATTCTCAACTACGGCGACGTGACCATCAACGGGGTCGGCGAAGGCCGCGAGACCATCCGGACGATCGCCTCGCCGCTCGCCTTCCGTAGTTCGATCACCACGCGGTAG
- the ubiG gene encoding bifunctional 2-polyprenyl-6-hydroxyphenol methylase/3-demethylubiquinol 3-O-methyltransferase UbiG, which yields MSMQQNTSATAQPGSTVDAAEIAKFSKLSAEWWDPNGKMAPLHRINPLRLGYIRDAACRKFERNLRSLNCLGGLRVLDIGCGAGLLCEPLSRLGAQVIGVDPSASNIAAAKLHADKGHLAIDYRCTTVEEIDPRERFDIVLAMEVVEHVVDVGIFLKRCAAMLKPNGLMVVSTLNRNWKSFALAIVGAEYVLRWLPRGTHEWNKFVTPDELTKYLLDNRLVITEQTGVVYSPFADKWTLSSDMDVNYMVVAEAMV from the coding sequence ATGAGCATGCAGCAAAATACTTCCGCCACTGCCCAGCCGGGCTCGACCGTCGACGCCGCCGAGATCGCGAAATTCTCAAAACTCTCGGCGGAGTGGTGGGATCCCAACGGCAAGATGGCGCCGCTACACCGGATCAATCCGCTGCGGCTGGGTTATATCCGCGACGCCGCCTGCCGCAAGTTCGAGCGCAATTTGCGCAGCCTCAACTGCCTCGGCGGCCTGCGCGTCCTCGACATCGGCTGCGGCGCCGGCCTGTTGTGTGAGCCGCTGTCGCGCCTCGGGGCGCAGGTCATCGGCGTCGATCCGTCGGCGAGCAACATCGCCGCGGCGAAGCTGCATGCCGACAAGGGCCATCTTGCGATCGATTACCGCTGCACCACGGTGGAGGAGATCGACCCGCGCGAGCGCTTCGACATCGTGCTGGCGATGGAAGTGGTCGAGCACGTCGTCGACGTCGGAATCTTCCTGAAGCGCTGCGCGGCGATGCTGAAGCCGAACGGCCTCATGGTGGTCTCGACGCTGAACCGCAACTGGAAGAGCTTTGCGCTCGCCATCGTCGGCGCCGAATACGTCCTGCGCTGGCTGCCGCGCGGCACCCATGAGTGGAACAAGTTCGTCACCCCCGACGAGCTGACGAAATATCTGCTCGACAACCGCCTCGTCATCACCGAGCAGACCGGCGTGGTCTACAGCCCCTTCGCCGACAAATGGACGCTCTCGTCGGACATGGACGTGAACTACATGGTGGTGGCCGAAGCGATGGTGTGA
- a CDS encoding EamA family transporter — MLTIASLWIPFTVIAALGQVARNAMQRSLTKPLGTWGATNIRFLFGFPFSVLFLGVVLIATGDHLGMPPTVFWPWLLLGALSQIVATGLMLLAMNDRSFVVTTAYLKTEAIQTAIFGFVFLGDHLTWLKVLAIVIATVGVVITALRPGGEKSFAELRPTITGLVAAAAFALSAVGFRGAIINVPGVSFVTSASFTLVLGLFVQTLVLTIYLLWRAPDVLRGILGLWRPSMLAGFTGAFASQFWFLAFALTAAANVRTLALIEVLFAQGVAYYSFKQPIAPREIFGILLIVAGVALLVGV; from the coding sequence ATGCTCACCATCGCCAGCCTCTGGATTCCCTTTACCGTCATTGCCGCGCTCGGGCAGGTCGCGCGCAATGCGATGCAGCGGTCGCTGACGAAGCCGCTGGGGACCTGGGGCGCGACCAATATCCGCTTCCTGTTCGGCTTCCCGTTCTCGGTGCTGTTCTTAGGTGTGGTTCTGATCGCGACCGGCGATCATCTCGGCATGCCGCCGACCGTGTTCTGGCCGTGGCTGTTGCTCGGAGCGCTCAGCCAGATCGTCGCGACGGGCCTGATGCTGCTGGCGATGAACGACCGCTCCTTCGTGGTGACGACGGCATACCTCAAGACCGAGGCGATCCAGACCGCGATCTTCGGCTTCGTCTTCCTCGGCGATCACCTGACCTGGCTGAAGGTGCTGGCGATCGTGATCGCGACTGTCGGCGTCGTCATCACCGCGCTGCGGCCCGGCGGCGAGAAGAGTTTCGCGGAATTGAGGCCGACCATCACCGGCCTCGTTGCGGCTGCGGCTTTCGCGCTCTCCGCGGTCGGTTTCCGCGGCGCCATCATCAATGTGCCCGGCGTATCGTTCGTAACCTCAGCATCGTTCACGCTGGTGCTCGGCCTGTTTGTGCAGACGCTGGTGCTGACGATCTATCTGCTCTGGCGTGCGCCGGACGTGTTGCGGGGAATTCTCGGCCTGTGGAGGCCATCGATGCTGGCGGGCTTTACGGGCGCCTTCGCCTCGCAATTCTGGTTCCTGGCCTTCGCGCTGACCGCAGCGGCGAATGTCCGCACGCTCGCTTTGATCGAGGTGCTGTTCGCGCAAGGCGTGGCGTATTATTCATTCAAGCAGCCGATCGCGCCGCGGGAGATTTTCGGCATCTTGCTGATCGTGGCCGGCGTGGCGCTACTGGTGGGAGTCTAA
- a CDS encoding DUF1178 family protein, giving the protein MIRYALRCDGDHDFESWFQSSSAYDQQVKRKLVTCPICGSAKVDKAIMAPRIVGKKGRGRATPPPEPAAATTPEAAPSGPTSLLMAQEKELRMKLKELRDHIVKNADNVGERFANEARAMHYGDKEHRPIYGEASPEEAKSLIDEGIEVSPLPTLPEDRN; this is encoded by the coding sequence ATGATCCGCTACGCGCTTCGCTGCGACGGTGACCACGATTTCGAAAGCTGGTTCCAGAGCTCGTCGGCCTATGATCAGCAGGTCAAGCGCAAGCTCGTGACCTGCCCGATCTGCGGCTCGGCCAAGGTCGACAAGGCGATCATGGCGCCGCGCATCGTCGGCAAGAAGGGCCGCGGCCGCGCGACGCCGCCGCCGGAGCCTGCGGCTGCGACCACGCCCGAAGCCGCACCGTCAGGCCCGACGTCGCTACTGATGGCGCAGGAGAAAGAGCTGCGCATGAAGTTGAAAGAACTGCGCGATCACATCGTGAAGAACGCCGACAATGTCGGCGAGCGTTTTGCGAACGAAGCCCGCGCGATGCATTACGGCGACAAGGAGCATCGTCCGATCTACGGCGAGGCCTCGCCGGAAGAAGCGAAGTCCCTGATCGACGAGGGCATCGAGGTTTCGCCGCTGCCGACTCTGCCGGAAGACCGGAATTAG
- a CDS encoding carbon-nitrogen hydrolase family protein: MSENRTFTAAMVQMRTGLMPGPSLEQATKLIRQAAANGADYVQTPEVSNMMQLNRKALFEHLQSEEDDTSLKAYRALAAELKIHLHVGSLALRYSPEKAVNRSFLIGPEGNVLASYDKIHMFDIELPDGESYRESANYQPGETAVISDLPWGRVGLTICYDVRFPALYRALAESGAYFITVPSAFTRKTGEAHWHVLLRARAIETGCFIFAAAQAGLHENKRETYGHSLIIDPWGEILAEGDVEPGIIMAKIDPARADTARRAIPSLQHGRRFGVSDPKAGPDHLHLVRGSA, encoded by the coding sequence ATGAGCGAGAATCGGACGTTTACCGCCGCGATGGTGCAGATGCGGACCGGGCTGATGCCGGGGCCGAGCCTCGAACAGGCCACCAAGCTGATCCGGCAGGCTGCGGCCAATGGCGCCGACTACGTGCAGACCCCCGAAGTCAGCAACATGATGCAGCTGAACCGCAAGGCGCTGTTCGAGCATCTGCAGAGCGAGGAGGACGACACCTCGCTGAAGGCCTACCGCGCGCTCGCGGCAGAGCTGAAGATTCACCTCCATGTCGGTTCGCTGGCGCTACGCTATTCGCCGGAGAAGGCCGTCAACCGCTCGTTCCTGATCGGGCCCGAGGGCAATGTGCTCGCGAGCTACGACAAGATCCACATGTTCGACATCGAGCTGCCGGACGGCGAGAGCTACCGCGAATCCGCCAATTACCAGCCGGGCGAGACTGCCGTGATCTCCGACCTGCCCTGGGGCCGCGTGGGCTTGACGATCTGCTACGATGTGCGCTTCCCCGCGCTCTACCGTGCCCTCGCCGAGAGCGGCGCGTATTTCATCACCGTGCCCTCGGCCTTCACCCGCAAGACCGGCGAAGCGCATTGGCACGTGCTGCTGCGTGCGCGCGCGATCGAGACCGGCTGCTTCATCTTCGCCGCAGCCCAGGCAGGCTTGCACGAGAACAAGCGCGAGACCTACGGCCATTCGCTGATCATCGACCCCTGGGGCGAGATCCTCGCCGAGGGCGACGTCGAGCCCGGCATCATCATGGCCAAGATCGATCCGGCCAGGGCCGACACCGCGCGCCGCGCGATCCCCTCGCTCCAGCACGGCCGCCGCTTTGGCGTATCCGACCCCAAGGCGGGGCCGGATCATCTGCACCTTGTGCGAGGATCGGCATGA
- the grxC gene encoding glutaredoxin 3 has product MTAAVEIYTRPGCGYCSAARSLLTRKKAAFTEFDVAKNPSWRAEMYDRAGEGATFPQIWIGGTHIGGCDDLYALDREGKLDGMLESVKAVS; this is encoded by the coding sequence ATGACTGCTGCTGTCGAGATCTACACCAGGCCGGGCTGCGGCTATTGTTCCGCCGCGAGGTCACTGCTGACCCGCAAGAAGGCGGCTTTCACGGAATTCGACGTCGCCAAGAACCCGTCCTGGCGGGCCGAGATGTACGACCGCGCCGGCGAGGGCGCGACCTTTCCGCAGATCTGGATCGGCGGAACTCATATCGGCGGCTGCGACGACCTCTACGCACTCGATCGGGAAGGCAAGCTCGACGGCATGCTCGAGAGCGTGAAGGCGGTGTCATGA